A single genomic interval of Streptomyces sp. BA2 harbors:
- a CDS encoding MmcQ/YjbR family DNA-binding protein, which yields MTPQELRAFCLSFNDVAEEFPFGPEASVFKVAGKMFALSSLDATPLSVNLKCDPDMAVQLRAAHPEIVPGWHMNKRHWNTVTVDAELPDAMVRELVEDSYDLVVAGLPKAVRLRLDRP from the coding sequence GTGACCCCGCAGGAGCTGCGTGCGTTCTGCCTGTCGTTCAACGACGTGGCGGAGGAGTTTCCGTTCGGGCCCGAGGCCTCGGTGTTCAAGGTCGCGGGCAAGATGTTCGCGCTGAGCTCGCTGGACGCGACGCCGCTGAGCGTGAACCTCAAGTGCGACCCGGACATGGCGGTCCAGCTGCGGGCCGCGCACCCGGAGATCGTGCCCGGCTGGCACATGAACAAGCGGCACTGGAACACCGTGACGGTGGACGCCGAACTCCCGGACGCGATGGTCCGGGAGCTGGTCGAGGACTCGTACGACCTGGTGGTGGCCGGGCTCCCGAAGGCTGTGCGGCTGCGTCTCGACCGGCCCTAG
- a CDS encoding hemolysin family protein yields the protein MSFQLIAGAVALVVVAWLAACAEAGIARVSSFRAEEAVRSGRRGSAKLAQVAADPTRYLNVALLVRVACEMAAASLVTYACLNEFPETWEALAIAIAVMVLVSYVAVGVSPRTIGRQHPLNAATAAAYVLLPLARIMGPIPPLLILIGNALTPGKGFRRGPFASEAELRAMVDLAEKESLIEDDERRMVHSVFELGDTLVREVMVPRTDLVAIERFKTIRQALTLALRSGFSRIPVTGESEDDVVGMVYLKDLARKTHINRDSESDLVSTAMRPATFVPDTKNAGDLLREMQQERNHVAVVIDEYGGTAGIVTIEDILEEIVGEITDEYDRELPPVEELDDGCYRVTARLDIGDLGELFGLDEFDDEDVETVGGLLAKALGRVPIAGASALVPLPDGRELRLTAESAAGRRNKIVTVLVEPVAPAGAEKEASG from the coding sequence ATGAGCTTCCAGTTGATCGCGGGCGCCGTCGCCCTGGTCGTCGTCGCCTGGCTCGCGGCCTGCGCCGAGGCGGGCATCGCCCGCGTCTCCAGCTTCCGGGCGGAGGAGGCGGTCCGCTCCGGGCGGCGCGGCAGCGCGAAGCTCGCGCAGGTCGCCGCCGACCCCACCCGCTATCTGAACGTGGCGCTGCTCGTGCGCGTCGCGTGTGAGATGGCTGCCGCCTCCCTGGTGACGTACGCCTGCCTGAACGAATTCCCCGAGACCTGGGAGGCGCTCGCCATCGCCATCGCGGTGATGGTCCTCGTCTCGTACGTGGCCGTGGGCGTCTCGCCGCGCACCATCGGCCGCCAGCACCCGCTCAACGCCGCGACCGCCGCCGCGTACGTCCTGCTGCCGCTGGCCCGCATCATGGGCCCCATCCCGCCGCTCCTGATCCTCATCGGCAACGCCCTCACGCCCGGCAAGGGCTTTAGGCGCGGCCCGTTCGCCTCCGAGGCCGAGCTGCGCGCGATGGTCGACCTGGCCGAGAAGGAATCGCTCATCGAGGACGACGAGCGCCGCATGGTGCACTCCGTCTTCGAGCTCGGCGACACCCTCGTACGCGAAGTCATGGTGCCCCGGACGGACTTGGTCGCCATCGAGCGCTTCAAGACCATCCGGCAGGCCCTCACGCTCGCGCTGCGGTCCGGTTTCTCGCGCATCCCGGTGACGGGTGAGAGCGAGGACGACGTCGTCGGCATGGTCTATCTCAAGGACCTGGCCCGCAAGACGCACATCAACCGCGACAGCGAGTCGGACCTGGTGTCGACGGCGATGCGCCCGGCGACGTTCGTGCCCGACACGAAGAACGCGGGCGACCTGCTGCGCGAGATGCAGCAGGAGCGCAACCACGTCGCCGTCGTCATCGACGAGTACGGCGGCACGGCCGGGATCGTCACCATCGAGGACATCCTCGAGGAGATCGTCGGCGAGATCACCGACGAGTACGACCGTGAACTGCCGCCCGTCGAAGAGCTCGACGACGGCTGCTACCGCGTCACCGCGCGCCTCGACATCGGTGACCTCGGCGAGCTCTTCGGGCTCGACGAGTTCGACGACGAGGACGTCGAGACGGTCGGCGGTCTGCTCGCCAAGGCCCTCGGCCGGGTGCCGATCGCCGGGGCGTCGGCGCTCGTGCCGCTGCCGGACGGCCGCGAGCTGCGGCTCACCGCGGAATCCGCCGCAGGGCGGCGGAACAAGATCGTGACGGTGCTCGTGGAGCCGGTCGCGCCGGCGGGCGCGGAGAAGGAGGCGTCGGGGTGA
- a CDS encoding carbohydrate kinase family protein, which produces MVVPLKPSIDPLKAARRAGDPPCDVFLTGTVFLDIIFTGLDSAPVRGTESWARGMGSSPGGVANMATALARLGLRTSLAAAFGDDHYGEYCWDALEQGEGIDLATSRTVPGWHSPVTVSMAYEGERTMVSHGHQPPPDADCPDGGAPTCPPRARAAVASLTPGTRAPWIAGAARSGTRIFADVGWDDTGRWDLAGLPDLAHCEAFLPNAEEAMRYTRTQCPRAAARALTEHVPLAVVTLGAEGAYAVDGRTGETAEVPAIAVEALDPTGAGDVFVAGFVTGTLAGWPLADRLAFAGLTAALSVQEFGGSLSAPGWAEVATWWRTVREVDDQDPVALHRYGFLEGLLPEATRPWPLRRAVPTIGFRSA; this is translated from the coding sequence ATGGTCGTACCTCTCAAACCCAGCATCGACCCGCTCAAGGCAGCCCGCAGAGCAGGCGATCCGCCCTGCGACGTCTTCCTCACCGGCACGGTCTTCCTCGACATCATCTTCACCGGGCTCGACTCCGCGCCCGTACGCGGCACCGAGTCCTGGGCGCGCGGGATGGGCTCGAGCCCCGGCGGCGTCGCCAACATGGCGACCGCCCTTGCCCGGCTCGGCCTGCGCACCTCGCTCGCGGCGGCCTTCGGGGACGACCACTACGGGGAGTACTGCTGGGACGCGCTCGAACAGGGCGAGGGCATCGACCTCGCGACGTCACGCACCGTCCCCGGCTGGCACTCACCGGTGACCGTGTCCATGGCGTACGAGGGCGAGCGGACCATGGTCAGCCACGGCCACCAGCCGCCGCCCGACGCCGATTGTCCGGACGGCGGCGCCCCGACATGCCCGCCACGCGCGCGTGCCGCCGTCGCCTCCCTGACGCCCGGCACGCGCGCGCCGTGGATCGCCGGGGCCGCGCGCTCGGGCACGCGGATCTTCGCCGACGTCGGCTGGGACGACACCGGGCGCTGGGACCTCGCGGGACTCCCGGACCTGGCGCACTGCGAGGCGTTCCTGCCGAACGCGGAGGAAGCCATGCGGTACACCCGTACGCAGTGCCCCCGGGCCGCCGCGCGGGCACTGACCGAGCACGTGCCGCTCGCCGTGGTGACGCTGGGTGCCGAAGGGGCGTACGCGGTGGACGGCAGGACCGGCGAGACCGCCGAGGTCCCGGCCATCGCGGTCGAGGCGCTCGACCCCACGGGCGCCGGTGACGTCTTCGTGGCGGGCTTCGTGACCGGCACCCTCGCCGGGTGGCCGCTCGCCGACCGGCTCGCCTTCGCGGGGCTCACGGCGGCGCTCTCGGTGCAGGAGTTCGGGGGCTCCCTCTCGGCGCCGGGCTGGGCGGAGGTCGCCACGTGGTGGCGGACCGTGCGGGAGGTCGACGACCAGGACCCGGTGGCGCTGCACCGGTACGGGTTCCTGGAGGGCCTGCTTCCGGAGGCCACGCGCCCGTGGCCGCTGCGGCGTGCCGTGCCCACGATCGGGTTCCGGTCGGCGTAG
- the ybeY gene encoding rRNA maturation RNase YbeY, which yields MSIDVNNESGTEVDEQAILDIARYALARMRIHPLSELSVIVVDEDAMEQLHIQWMDLPGPTDVMSFPMDELRPPAKDEEEPPQGLLGDIVLCPEVAIKQGKEAPTEHSMDEELQLLTVHGVLHLLGYDHEEPDEKAEMFGLQAAIVDGWRAENGLTGPSPAPTVS from the coding sequence ATGTCGATCGACGTCAACAACGAATCCGGAACCGAGGTCGACGAGCAGGCGATCCTCGACATCGCCCGCTACGCCCTCGCGCGGATGCGCATCCACCCGCTCTCCGAGCTCTCGGTGATCGTCGTGGACGAGGACGCCATGGAGCAGCTCCACATCCAGTGGATGGACCTGCCGGGACCGACGGACGTCATGTCCTTCCCCATGGACGAGCTGCGCCCGCCGGCCAAGGACGAGGAGGAGCCCCCGCAGGGCCTCCTCGGCGACATCGTGCTCTGCCCCGAGGTCGCCATCAAGCAGGGCAAGGAAGCGCCCACGGAGCACTCCATGGACGAGGAGCTCCAGCTGCTCACCGTCCATGGGGTGCTGCACCTGCTCGGGTACGACCACGAGGAGCCGGACGAGAAGGCCGAGATGTTCGGTCTTCAGGCGGCCATCGTCGACGGCTGGCGTGCCGAGAACGGCCTGACCGGGCCGTCTCCGGCGCCCACCGTCTCCTGA
- a CDS encoding adenosine deaminase produces MPLPKAELHLHIEGTLEPELAFSLAARNGVTLPYADTEELRKAYLFDDLQSFLDLYYGLMAVLRTEEDFEELADAYLARAARQGVRHAEIFFDPQAHMARGVAIGTVIEGLGRALDRSAERHGISTRLIMCFLRDQSAESALETLEAARPHLHRIVGVGLDSAEVGHPPAKFREVYEAAAALGLRRVAHAGEEGPPAYITEALDILGVERIDHGLRCMEDPQLVERLVRDRVPLTLCPLSNVRLRAIDVLEEHPLARMMDAGLLCTVNSDDPAYFGGYVDDTFHAVREALSLDQERLRELARNSFEASFLDGSAEEEALRARYIAEVADYSFD; encoded by the coding sequence ATGCCCCTTCCCAAAGCCGAACTCCACCTCCACATCGAGGGGACGCTCGAACCCGAGCTGGCCTTCTCCCTCGCCGCCCGCAACGGCGTCACCCTCCCGTACGCGGACACCGAAGAGCTCCGCAAGGCCTACCTCTTCGATGATCTGCAGTCCTTCCTCGATCTGTACTACGGGCTCATGGCCGTGCTGCGGACCGAGGAAGACTTCGAGGAGCTCGCCGACGCCTATCTGGCGCGGGCTGCCCGGCAGGGCGTGCGGCACGCCGAGATCTTCTTCGACCCGCAGGCCCACATGGCCCGCGGCGTCGCCATCGGGACGGTGATCGAAGGGCTCGGACGCGCCCTCGACCGCAGCGCCGAGCGGCACGGCATCTCGACCCGGCTCATCATGTGCTTCCTGAGGGACCAGTCCGCCGAATCGGCCCTGGAGACCCTGGAGGCCGCGCGGCCCCATCTCCACCGCATCGTCGGCGTCGGACTCGACTCCGCCGAGGTCGGCCACCCGCCCGCCAAGTTCCGCGAGGTGTACGAGGCGGCTGCCGCGCTCGGTCTGCGCCGGGTCGCGCACGCGGGCGAGGAGGGCCCGCCCGCGTACATCACGGAGGCCCTGGACATCCTGGGCGTCGAGCGCATCGACCACGGGCTGCGGTGCATGGAGGACCCGCAGCTGGTGGAACGCCTGGTGCGGGACCGGGTGCCGCTCACCCTCTGCCCGCTGTCCAACGTCCGGCTGCGCGCCATCGACGTACTCGAAGAGCACCCCCTCGCGCGGATGATGGACGCCGGGCTGCTGTGCACGGTCAACTCCGACGACCCCGCGTACTTCGGCGGCTACGTCGACGACACCTTCCACGCCGTACGGGAAGCCCTGTCCCTCGACCAGGAGCGGCTGCGGGAACTCGCGCGGAACTCGTTCGAGGCGTCCTTCCTCGACGGGAGCGCGGAGGAAGAGGCACTGCGGGCTCGGTACATCGCCGAGGTCGCGGATTATTCGTTCGACTGA
- a CDS encoding PhoH family protein: MTQTPTARTPAQGQARAHFTVPANHPMVTVLGSGDALLRVIEKAFPAADIHVRGNEISAVGDAHEVTLIQRLFDEMMLVLRTGQPMTEDAVERSIAMLRADEAGEGDGTETPAEVLTQNILSSRGRTIRPKTLNQKRYVDAIDKNTIVFGIGPAGTGKTYLAMAKAVQALQAKQVNRIILTRPAVEAGERLGFLPGTLYEKIDPYLRPLYDALHDMLDPDSIPRLMAAGTIEVAPLAYMRGRTLNDAFIILDEAQNTSVEQMKMFLTRLGFESKIVITGDVTQVDLPNGTKSGLRQVQDILEGIDDVHFSRLTSHDVVRHKLVGRIVDAYEKYDDSQQNLKQQNQKHGK; this comes from the coding sequence ATGACTCAGACACCCACAGCTCGTACCCCTGCCCAGGGTCAGGCCCGAGCACACTTCACCGTTCCGGCGAACCACCCGATGGTGACGGTGCTCGGCTCCGGAGACGCCCTGTTGCGCGTGATCGAGAAGGCCTTCCCGGCGGCCGACATCCATGTCCGGGGCAATGAGATCAGCGCTGTCGGTGACGCCCATGAAGTCACCCTCATCCAGCGCCTGTTCGACGAGATGATGCTGGTGCTCCGCACCGGTCAGCCGATGACGGAGGACGCAGTGGAACGCTCGATCGCCATGCTCAGGGCGGACGAGGCAGGAGAGGGCGACGGCACGGAGACCCCGGCCGAGGTCCTCACGCAGAACATCCTCTCGTCCCGCGGCCGCACGATCCGCCCCAAGACGCTCAACCAGAAGCGGTACGTCGACGCGATCGACAAGAACACCATCGTCTTCGGCATCGGCCCCGCGGGCACCGGCAAGACCTACCTCGCCATGGCCAAGGCCGTGCAGGCCCTCCAGGCCAAGCAGGTCAACCGCATCATCCTGACCCGCCCCGCCGTCGAGGCGGGCGAGCGCCTCGGCTTCCTGCCGGGCACGCTCTACGAGAAGATCGACCCGTACCTGCGCCCGCTGTACGACGCGCTGCACGACATGCTCGACCCGGACTCGATTCCTCGGCTGATGGCGGCGGGGACTATTGAGGTGGCGCCGCTGGCGTACATGCGCGGTCGCACGCTCAATGACGCCTTCATCATTCTCGACGAGGCGCAGAACACCAGCGTCGAGCAGATGAAGATGTTCCTCACCCGTCTCGGCTTCGAGTCGAAGATCGTGATCACGGGCGACGTCACCCAGGTCGACCTGCCGAACGGCACCAAGTCCGGTCTGCGGCAGGTCCAGGACATCCTGGAGGGCATCGACGACGTGCACTTCTCGCGGCTCACGTCCCACGATGTCGTACGGCACAAGCTCGTCGGCCGTATCGTCGACGCGTACGAGAAGTACGACGACAGCCAGCAGAACCTGAAACAGCAGAACCAGAAACACGGGAAGTAG
- a CDS encoding ribonuclease Z, producing the protein MSARELVVLGTASQVPTRHRNHNGYVLLWDGQGILFDPGEGTQRQMLRAGVAAHDLHRICVTHFHGDHSLGLPGVIQRINLDRVPHDVTVHFPRSGQAFFDRLRYATAYRETVPLVEQPVAGDGRLALTPSFALDAVKLSHPVESFGYRITEPDGRRILPELLAARGIAGPDVGRLQREGVLRGVALEEVSSVRRGQKFAFVMDTRLCDGVHALADGCDMLVIESTFLDADEQLALDHGHLTAGQAARVAVDCGVRHLVLTHFSQRYPDPGVFEQQARDAGFDGELTVAQDLLRVPLPKRTT; encoded by the coding sequence CGGCACCGCAACCACAACGGCTACGTCCTGCTCTGGGACGGGCAGGGCATCCTCTTCGACCCCGGCGAGGGCACGCAGCGGCAGATGCTGCGTGCCGGGGTCGCCGCGCACGACCTGCACCGGATCTGCGTCACGCATTTCCATGGTGATCACTCGCTCGGGCTGCCCGGCGTCATCCAGCGGATCAACCTGGACCGGGTCCCGCATGACGTGACCGTGCACTTCCCGCGCTCCGGTCAGGCCTTCTTCGACCGGCTGCGGTACGCCACCGCCTATCGCGAGACCGTCCCCCTCGTCGAGCAACCCGTCGCAGGCGACGGCCGGTTGGCGCTCACCCCCTCGTTCGCGCTCGACGCCGTCAAGCTCTCGCACCCCGTCGAGTCCTTCGGCTACCGCATCACCGAGCCCGACGGGAGGCGCATACTCCCGGAGCTGCTCGCCGCGCGCGGCATCGCGGGCCCCGACGTCGGACGCCTGCAGCGGGAAGGCGTGCTGCGCGGCGTCGCGCTCGAAGAGGTGAGCTCGGTACGGCGGGGGCAGAAGTTCGCCTTCGTGATGGACACCCGGCTCTGCGACGGCGTCCACGCCCTTGCCGACGGCTGCGACATGCTCGTCATCGAGTCCACCTTCCTGGACGCGGACGAACAACTTGCCCTCGACCACGGGCACTTGACCGCAGGGCAGGCCGCCCGGGTCGCCGTGGACTGCGGCGTGCGGCATCTCGTACTGACCCACTTCAGCCAGCGTTACCCCGACCCCGGCGTATTCGAGCAACAGGCCCGGGACGCGGGGTTCGACGGTGAACTCACCGTCGCACAAGACCTGTTGCGTGTACCTCTGCCCAAACGAACCACCTGA
- a CDS encoding MFS transporter has translation MAIDTTTPPSTTTPTPTPTPAPAAPKLSSRDKLVLFVLCAAQFMVALDFSVLNVALPVLGADLGMSQSALQWAVTAFALPSGGFLLLFGRTGDLFGRRKLFIGGLALFGLASLLATFAWDPASFLAGRALQGVGAAAIVPTGMSLLTTTFPEGPQRDRALGISGTLLSLGFTIGMVLGGVLTDTLGWRSTMGLLTLFALIVLPLAPGLLPESRTPERPRLDIPGAVTVTGGLLALIYALSTAAERGFGGADVIVTLAAGVLLLAAFGYVESRAASPLVSLPMLRRRTVAWGNLGGLVTFSMMSAVIFALTLYLQEVLKLSAFQTGLVFGVQGVLSVVSGICAPKVISRFGARRTLVVSLLGQGLFIATLLGIDEGTWSVWLATAGVSVASMFHLGAIISYGVTVTSGVPDEEQGLATGLVTSTQQVGITIGIPLLGVLATTDTDLLAGTRTVLLIDAAVVLVTAALVATGLRTRRNA, from the coding sequence ATGGCGATCGACACCACCACTCCCCCGTCCACCACGACACCCACACCCACACCCACCCCCGCACCCGCGGCCCCCAAGCTCTCCTCCCGCGACAAGCTCGTCCTCTTCGTGCTCTGCGCCGCCCAGTTCATGGTCGCGCTCGACTTCTCCGTGCTGAACGTGGCGCTGCCCGTGCTCGGCGCCGACCTGGGCATGAGCCAGTCCGCGTTGCAGTGGGCGGTGACCGCGTTCGCCCTTCCCTCCGGTGGCTTCCTGCTGCTGTTCGGCCGCACCGGCGACCTCTTCGGCCGCCGCAAGCTGTTCATCGGCGGCTTGGCGCTCTTCGGCCTCGCCTCGCTCCTGGCGACGTTCGCCTGGGACCCGGCGTCCTTCCTCGCCGGACGCGCGCTGCAGGGCGTGGGCGCGGCGGCCATCGTGCCGACCGGCATGTCCCTGCTGACGACGACCTTCCCCGAGGGCCCGCAGCGTGACCGGGCACTTGGCATCTCCGGCACGCTGCTCTCGCTCGGCTTCACGATCGGCATGGTCCTCGGCGGCGTACTCACCGACACGCTCGGCTGGCGCTCCACGATGGGCCTGCTGACCCTCTTCGCGCTGATCGTGCTGCCGCTCGCGCCGGGCCTCCTGCCCGAGTCCCGCACCCCGGAGCGCCCCCGCCTCGACATCCCCGGCGCGGTCACCGTCACCGGCGGTCTGCTCGCCCTGATCTACGCGCTCTCCACGGCGGCCGAGCGCGGCTTCGGCGGCGCGGACGTCATCGTCACGCTGGCAGCCGGTGTGCTGCTGCTCGCCGCCTTCGGCTACGTCGAGTCACGCGCCGCGTCCCCGCTCGTCTCGCTGCCGATGCTGCGGCGCCGCACGGTGGCGTGGGGCAATCTGGGCGGTCTCGTCACCTTCTCGATGATGTCGGCGGTCATCTTCGCCCTCACCCTGTACCTCCAGGAGGTCCTGAAGCTCTCCGCCTTCCAGACGGGTCTCGTCTTCGGCGTGCAGGGCGTGCTCTCCGTGGTCTCCGGGATCTGCGCGCCGAAGGTCATCAGCCGCTTCGGAGCACGCCGTACCCTCGTCGTCTCGCTGCTCGGCCAGGGCCTGTTCATCGCGACGCTGCTCGGCATCGACGAGGGCACCTGGTCGGTCTGGCTCGCGACGGCGGGCGTCTCGGTGGCGAGCATGTTCCACCTGGGCGCGATCATCTCGTACGGCGTGACGGTCACGTCGGGTGTTCCGGACGAGGAACAGGGCCTGGCCACGGGCCTGGTGACGTCCACCCAGCAGGTGGGCATCACGATCGGCATCCCGCTCCTGGGGGTCCTCGCGACCACGGACACGGATCTCCTGGCGGGCACGCGAACGGTGCTCCTGATCGACGCGGCGGTGGTCCTCGTGACGGCGGCCCTGGTGGCGACGGGCCTGCGAACCCGGCGTAACGCCTAG